In Campylobacter porcelli, the sequence AGTGCTGTTGTCTTTTTATGCATCTCTGGGTTAGCTGGATTGTCAAATTGGCTTGGAATAAAGCTATTTGAAATCTCTTTTGATAGCCTTAAAGCTTCATCTACTGCACCTTGCATGCCATATTTTGGATCTGTTAATACAAGCTCAGCACCAAATGCTTTAAGTAGCTTTTGACGCTCGATACTCATTGAGCTTGGCATTGTCAAAATGATTTTTAACCCTCTCTCAGCTGCTATCATAGCTAGTCCTACGCCTGTGTTGCCACTTGTTGGCTCAATGATTGTTGTGCTTTTATCAATTTTATTAGTAGCAATTGCATTCTCAATCATATTTAACGCAATTCTATCTTTAACAGAGTGGCTAGGATTTAAAAATTCGCATTTAGCTAAGATAGTTGCTTCATTTCCAAATTTATTTATTTTTATAAGAGGAGTATTACCGATTAACTCACTTACACTATTTGCAATTTTCATATTTATTCCTTAGATTATGTAGTTTAGATATTTACCAGCTTGTTTTGAGTCTATTTTAATACTGCTTAGAGGCTGCATAAATAGCTCTTTTAATTTATTATTATACTCTTTGAAAAATATATCGTATGGGCTAATATTTAGCTCTATGCTTATTAGATTAAATTCATTTTCTAAGCTGTTAAATATATCATAAAGGGTAATTTCATCTATAGTTTTACTAAGATAGTACCCACCCTTAATACCTTTTATACTTCCTACTATACCATCTTTTCGTAAGCTATTTAGGAGTTGTTCTAAATAGTTTTTTGAGACATCAATGGCTGTGGAGATCTCTTTTAAGGAGACGGGATTGCTCCTATCTCCTTTTGATATTTCTAAGATCGCCATTAAGCCATATACGCCTTTGGTGGTAAGTAGGCTCATTTTAACGCTTCTTTTAGATCGTTTATTAAATCATCAGCGTTTTCTAGACCTATGCTTAGGCGGATTAGTCCTGGGCTAATACCAGTAGCTTCTAGCTCATCAACTGGAATTTGCTGATGAGTCGTGCTAGCTGGATGGGTTATTATAGATTTACTATCGCCTATATTTACTACTACGCTAAATATTTTAACACTATCAAGCACTTTTTTAGCTGTATCATAATCAGCCACTTCAAAGCTTAAAAGCCCACTAGCTAAACCATCTGTGAAATTTGCTTTGACATAATCATTTAGCTTTGAGCTTTTTAATCCTGGATAATTTACATATTTTACCTTTGGATGAGACTCTAAAAATTCAGCCACTTTAAGTGCATTTTTAGAGTGCTCTTTAACTCTTATGCTTAGAGTTTCTAAGCCTTGTATTAACTGCCAAGCATTAAACGCTGAAAGAGTAGCACCAATATCTCTTAACAAGCTTAGGCGAATTCTTAGCGTATATATATCAAAGGCTCCGACTAAATCAGCATATACTAATCCGTGATAGCTATCTTCAGCTACATTGAAGTGATTATATCTTTTATTTCCTATTAATTTTTTATTTAGTTGCTCACCAGCTACTATGGCACCAGCTACGCTAATACCTTGACCGCTTATATATTTACTAGCACTATGAACTACTACATCTACGCCTTTATTTATTGGATTAAATAAAATTGGAGTAGCAACAGTGTTATCGGCTACTGTTACAATGCCATATTTATTTGCTATTTCAACGATTTTTTCTACATTTGCAATGGCAATTTGTGGATTTGATAGAGTTTCAAAAAATATAGCCTTAGTATTATCATCTATCAATGCCTCTAAATCATCAGCACTATCAGAATCAAATATTTTAGCCTTTATACCAAATCTTTTTATAGTATGAGTTAGAAGTGTTGTAGCACCGCCATAAATTTTCTTAGCAACTATTATATTATCACCAGCTTCAGCTAAATTTGCAATCGCAAAGAATATCGCAGCTTGACCACTTGAGGTGCTGATGGCTGCTTTGCCATTTTCAAGTGCTGCTATACGAGATTCAAATATATCAAGTGTTGGATTAGTAAGACGAGAATAGATAGGCCCTAGCTC encodes:
- the cysK gene encoding cysteine synthase A, which encodes MKIANSVSELIGNTPLIKINKFGNEATILAKCEFLNPSHSVKDRIALNMIENAIATNKIDKSTTIIEPTSGNTGVGLAMIAAERGLKIILTMPSSMSIERQKLLKAFGAELVLTDPKYGMQGAVDEALRLSKEISNSFIPSQFDNPANPEMHKKTTALEIWNDTDGKVDIIVAGFGTGGTVSGVGEILKSKNPNIKVIAVEPAKSPLLSKGEAGPHMIQGIGANFIPKNLNRDIVDEFITVSNEDAIATAKALAQKEGLLVGISSGANIYAASQVAKANPGKTIVTILCDTGERYLSTVLYD
- a CDS encoding RrF2 family transcriptional regulator produces the protein MSLLTTKGVYGLMAILEISKGDRSNPVSLKEISTAIDVSKNYLEQLLNSLRKDGIVGSIKGIKGGYYLSKTIDEITLYDIFNSLENEFNLISIELNISPYDIFFKEYNNKLKELFMQPLSSIKIDSKQAGKYLNYII
- a CDS encoding O-acetylhomoserine aminocarboxypropyltransferase/cysteine synthase family protein; translation: MQKETLATHYGYDTKVGTGAMSVPIYQSTAYDFGTAETAANRFALKELGPIYSRLTNPTLDIFESRIAALENGKAAISTSSGQAAIFFAIANLAEAGDNIIVAKKIYGGATTLLTHTIKRFGIKAKIFDSDSADDLEALIDDNTKAIFFETLSNPQIAIANVEKIVEIANKYGIVTVADNTVATPILFNPINKGVDVVVHSASKYISGQGISVAGAIVAGEQLNKKLIGNKRYNHFNVAEDSYHGLVYADLVGAFDIYTLRIRLSLLRDIGATLSAFNAWQLIQGLETLSIRVKEHSKNALKVAEFLESHPKVKYVNYPGLKSSKLNDYVKANFTDGLASGLLSFEVADYDTAKKVLDSVKIFSVVVNIGDSKSIITHPASTTHQQIPVDELEATGISPGLIRLSIGLENADDLINDLKEALK